The following are encoded in a window of Hemitrygon akajei chromosome 24, sHemAka1.3, whole genome shotgun sequence genomic DNA:
- the LOC140716007 gene encoding caveolin-2-like: MNGDYTKIELDDQPRGPGGNGEGTPQPAPADSSTGEENRDPEGINQHLKVDFEQLIGEPESAHSFDKVWAWSNISFEICRLWGYRVISLLCAVPASIAAGCLFALASCLHIWCLVPCARMCLLCQPTWQAFCLTVTDTIVAPFCTSVSYCCRRIHLRLAHL; encoded by the exons ATGAACGGAGACTATACGAAGATCGAGCTTGACGACCAGCCTCGGGGCCCTGGAGGCAACGGGGAGGGGACCCCACAGCCTGCCCCGGCTGACAGCTCTACGGGCGAGGAGAACAGGGACCCAGAAGGGATTAACCAGCACCTCAAG GTGGATTTTGAGCAGTTGATCGGAGAACCGGAGAGCGCTCACAGCTTCGACAAGGTCTGGGCGTGGAGCAACATCTCCTTCGAGATCTGCAGACTCTGGGGTTACCGTGTCATCTCTCTGCTCTGCGCCGTCCCAGCCTCCATCGCTGCTGGCTGCCTCTTCGCGCTCGCTAGCTGCCTGCACATCTG GTGCCTGGTTCCTTGTGCCCGGATGTGCCTCCTGTGCCAGCCCACCTGGCAGGCTTTCTGCCTGACCGTGACGGACACCATCGTCGCTCCCTTCTGCACCAGCGTCAGCTACTGCTGCCGCCGGATCCACCTGCGGCTGGCCCACCTCTAG